Within Etheostoma cragini isolate CJK2018 chromosome 24, CSU_Ecrag_1.0, whole genome shotgun sequence, the genomic segment aaatattttcatattagACTGAAAGAGACAACTATATTGTGAATCATAATTGTGTTTGAGATGATTAATTATATAGAAAAAATTTGAAGTTTTACAGCTAGCTGTAGCAAGCATATCCACAAatgttatccacattcatatttacagtaGACACAACCAGTGATATCCAGCTCCAATAAATGCCTAAAAGTTGTAAGTTAGACTGGAAATACAAAGAGTCGTCTCATCGCATTGGTTAAAACTGGCAGGTTTCAGAaactttggtctgaactgggcttcaTTTTATAATATTGAGTGAAATAATCAAAGCCACtcttacattttcacacaaaatgtGATATCCCTCCACGGACAAGAATGCAATGCAAcgcatatataataataaataaatgatagaACAGTGTCTTCAGGGAAATTTTTCGAACTATGAAAAATCAACACAACCACCTCTTTTTTTGCAGCAGGAGGGTGAGGGGACGGTGTCGGCCATGGTGGTGGAGAAACAGAAGCTGGACAACAAAGTGAAGGAAATGAAAGACAGAGTCCAGGTGAAACAACATGGAATAATAAATGATGCAACATGAAGTGTAAAGACTAAATGAGGAATTTTTTCATGTGTTAACAGGgtaactagtttttttttttttctacctggaCCCTAGTCCAGTATAAGGCGGGACAGCGGGTAAACAAGCTGCAAGGTGACATTAACGGGCAGTTGCGCACCTTCGATTTCCGTCCACTAACAGGCTCCGATTGTTTTTCTGCCAaaattatggaaaggattcctaCAGAGAAAGACCTTTTGTTAAAGAAttatattctttttatttaacatgaacCTAAGTCCCTAAATTGCTCTCGCCAagccaaccagactccatgtaaataaacagaagtTGTAGCGTAGAATACactttaaactaaattaaactatcAAACACCATTTTTTAAGTGGAGGCTGGTTTGAAAAtaggattttactctttaacaaaaaggtccaTCTCTGTATGGATCCTTTCTTtaatgtcagacacttagaataataatctgggCATTTTAGCggcaaaaaacacttttagtgGATAGAAATTGACATTTGACATATGTAATTACTTTGCCGgttactggaccaatttcaaagattgttgttcatATCAGTCAGTTAGGGCGCTTTCATACCTGCCtcatttagtttggttgaatcGAACTAGAGTTCGTTTGCCCCGCAGGTGCGGTTCTTTTGGGCAGGTGAGAACGCGGCAATCGGACTCTGGCGCGCACCAAATGTGGACCAAACAAGCGTCCCGAGACCTGCTTTAAGAGGTGGTCTCGGTACGCTTTCATGATTCGTACTCGAACCACACCAGCTATACAAACGGAACCGGGCACAAATCGCTTCAAATTTACGCCCTTAGACACCAAAGGATGGGAAAATCCATTGGTATCTAACTTAACGCCCTTAGACACTATTGGATGggaaaacagggtccaggttaTCAACCGCTAAAATTTcaaatctttttcttcttctttaggtGGCAGATCAAAACATTAAGAAGCTAGAAGATCTGCAGGACGAGTATgactttaaaatcaacacaCTGAAGAACAGAGGTGAGAACGATCTCATTATCGTCAAGAAGTCACAATTTGGGGGGAAATCATGTCAAGTGTGTACATGGGGAAGCACTATTCATTCGAATgattctgtgtttgttttagtttgtgcAGCCAAACTCTGATTTTATCCCTGATTGTGTAGAGAACGAAATGAACAGCATGACGCCAAAGGagctggagaaagagaagatgaCGGTTGGGAGGATGTGCTTCGAACTGAAAGCCAAACGACAGGTGAGCAGACAGAGAAGTGTCGAGCCCTGGACATGGAATCCAGGACGTTGTAAAGACGcctggaaaaaaacatggtaaaaggagaaaaaaatcaaaatgagaTTGAGCTTTGCAGATGTTTTGTGTCCATATTGAATGCAGAGGTGGAAATTGCGGGGTGGGGTTGGGACTGTCGGGCAGGTCAGGACTTCTACCCCATCTGAGGGTTATAGGCAGATGAAATGGGCTCCGCCATTCCAAATGAGTAAAGAAATGTGTCCATATTATTTTGTGTCTGGTGCTTCCACCCGCATAGAAACGTGGGAAAAAAACCTTCCATGCTGTTTTAAGTGAGATATGGTTTCTGGATGTGCTCGGTCtgcagtctccgggtgagctgttcaaaatctgcacggctttctacctcactagagacgaggtggccaACCGTAGCATGCTggcactagcatgctagctcgttctcacaaaacactgctacaatagccactagttgaccataatctccaaaagaactttatgtccctgttctgcaggtattccacacaAAGTTGCAAAGCTAATCCCGCCTTGTattgaccaaagttggagaaacagtaGCTATGttatgtgatcttacctaggaACTgcgcatgtgcagctcccaacaaagatagtacagAAGTGAGACGTCTCAATCTGTAGTAATAACAGAGACCTTAACACACAGGTTGAAAACAGGATcggcagcaatgtgcagtgcaacaaaaatatggtgttttttgaaaatgaaaccatgtacaCTTATTCTGCtacaaccttaaaatacaattatgaacctgaaaatgagcataatatgggtgctttaaaaaataaaaaatgccatAATTGTTGCCAAAATTGACAAAACTTTGAAGATGgtgtcaaaaatgtcagaaaaaagtgacaaaaccttGAAAAATGGCCTTGAAAATGGTGACCCTAACTGtcgaaaataaaaaaataaaaaatgtttctacccaaaatgttttctctcccGTTTCTCAGGACGTGGTGACCCAGCTGGCCGACCTCCTGAACGTCACTCAGGCTTTACTGTCAGACCTGATCTCTGAAGAACTGCCGGAGTGGAAGCAGCGGCAGCAGATCGCCTGCATCGGAGGCCCGCCCAACGCCTGCGTGGACCAGCTGCAGAACTGGTGAGACTTCCTGTGGTCCAACAACCTCAAGTGttttaaagagcccctattgGTCTTCTTTTCAGCACCATAAAGGTCTCATTCCCTCATCCTTCTCACATTCTcaccctttttcttcttccttccttgTCGTCCTCCTGCAGGTTCACGGCCGTGGCAGAGAGTCTCCAGCAGGTCCGCCAGCACCTGAAGAAGCTGCAGGAGTTAGAGCAGAAGTTCACCTACGACAACGACCCCATCACGCAGAAAAAAGCTTACCTGGAGGCCCGAGCCCTGGAACTCCTCAAGAACCTCCTCTCTAAGTGAGAACCCTAATTAGACGCTTACCCCCAACCCCCCTTTACTCTTGATTGGTAATAGAGACAGAGCGCATCAGACTTGGAAAGCCACACCCACCGGACTAGAAAATTGCGTCAAGTCTGCTAGCAAACAGCAGAAAAATGCCTAAACCAAGCTGTGTGGCAATATTCCCTACCAACACTGTAAAGAACCCGTAACTTAAAGGTCTAAGGTGTAGGATTCCTCCCGTCTGACGTTGAGATCGTATATCGCCATCAACTCTCTTGCACCatgcagttcaaagtacgtatcatagctacggtagccttcacgcttcaaaaagccagTCTTTTCTCCTTTCATTATCCCTTTTCTGGCCAAAGAAGAcaactcctgttcctgaaatttagatttgtttttttaacacgtGTGGTCCCctatgtttccttcttcaaacctGCCGGGGCCGGGAAGCGACGATACCCATTAGCAACGTTAGCAGCACCtttgagtttatcatgtgaccgCAAAAAAGCGGAGCAGTACGCCCTGTATGTCACCTTACCAGGCCAACGTATTTCAAGGTTGGggcatgaatatggagcgttGACCCAAGTTCATGcgaatgcaaatgtaaaatttcaagccaataggaatagtCAACCGTCCAATAGATGAAGAAAAACTGAGCATCTACGAAGAAAAAAGTGGATACAGATGTGAGGAATCAGCAGGAAGAATGGGGAGACTCTAAGCTAACGTTATGTCTGCTGTTTGGAGCAAGCATTAAGTTTCCAACCCAAATAtccaaaaaaaacgttttaggcTACTACGTGTCACGTAATGTCGGACAAACCGTTAGCTTTGTGTCTCACCATTCTATCTGCTGGTTCCTCACGCCTGTGACCACGGGTTGGCGGCTTTTAAAGAAAGTTCTTtcaccacacagcagctttaAGACATTTTTCCTGTGTGTTAGCAGACAGAATAGACAAGCAGGAAACCTTCACCAATACATGTCAATGGAGAGCGGGTGGGGGCGGGACTTAAATGTGCTTTGTCTATCTATAAGGAATTATGTCTCATATCtcattttactgtgtgtgtgtgtgtgtgtgtgtgtgtgtgtgtgtgtgtgtgtgtgtgtgtgtgtgtgtgtgtgtgtgtgtgtgtgtgtgtgtgtgtgtagctccCTGGTTGTAGAGAGGCAGCCCTGCATGCCCACCCACCCACAGAGACCCCTGGTGCTGAAAACAGGCGTCCAGTTCACAGTCAAACTCCGGTaagaaacaggaaaaagaaaaaaaaacttcttattTGACTGCTGACTATAATTTGGTCATATTATTAATTatcagcggtggaagaagtattcagatcctttactaaGTAAAATTACTTATACAACTCtctaaaaatactctgttacaagtaaaagtcctgcattgaaaatgttgaagtAGCATCAgataaagtaataaaagtacaagtactcgATGCCGATCTCTCGTCCCATTGTAGACAGTCTAGAGGATCCAACCAGtctaatcatctcagctggacttgttgctaggttactttataataaaccatcagattttataacctatatatgttttgtgtgcagaaatcttaagGTTTTTGAAAAGaccactgctaaaaaaaatatatacttctTCCAatcttgtgtgtctgttgccttgattttattgtgcaaataaatgaatgaatttgttttcttcctcttcctccctccctcctcctctccatctacAACCAGCGTCCTGTTTCAGTTGAACGTCTCGCTTTCGTTTCAGGTTCCTGGTGAAGCTGCAGGAGTTTAACTACGAGCTCAAAGTCAAGGCCGTGTTTGATAAGTAAGCTGCGTTCAAAGACTTCATGTAACCTGCTGAAAGCTGAGTCAAacaattttttaacaaatcttCATCTGTCCCGCAGAGATGTGACGGACAAGAAAGGGTACGTCTCAAAACCATTTGACACACATTTCAGagcattttttatgttgtaatACAACCAAAAACATCTAATGTTTATTAATAAAGGTGACCTATTatagttttatgtatttttggtCATATCTATAATGTTACAATGTCGGATTTTCAAACGTATTTCGGAGAAATCTTCAACTGGTTTTCTTATCTCTGTGACACGGAGCTGgccttctatgattggtcaGCTGCTCCAGACAGACTACTGCAGTGTGTTTTTAGGGCTAACGTTACTGCAGGGTTTACATTGTTGCAagaagctacatgctaacagcaGAAAAAGCTCTACTATTGGCTTTCAGTGTTGTTCATTTTTCCCGATTTTGTTGTGTAGTGTACGGTTTGTAAGCCTTAATCTGCAATTTGTGACAACAGACAGAAAGTGCTGCTTTATTCCATTAaattcatttaacatttttttttttttaaatgtttcaaaattaaatctttttatttaaaattgcgtttttaaatttttttaaatttatttttaaatgtatttatagtagggagaaacctgggacagacccaggcacttagcaggcggtgtctgacggggccggttgggggtgcaATGAACAGTGTCAattatagtatataatatagtagtattatagtatataatcaagataatggaactatgactagaaatagtagttgttgtagttcatggcatagcagggcactgcagggcgtagcagggcatcgcaggacgtaaCAGGGCGTAGTTAAAACCAACTGAACTACAATATCCGCATGCTAACGCCAGAAAAGCTGCACTATTGGCTGAAATGCTGTTAATTTCACAATACTACTTGTCTTGTATTTGGTTTAAAGGCCTTTGGTGTTTTTTCACGGCAAAAAGTCCTGGTATTTTCTCCCAGGAGATTCCAGGAGAATCGCGGTGATGAGGGAttattgaccaatcagagcagacttttttgttattgttgggagcagggcttaaagagacaggcgctccaACAGGGCGTCTCAGACAGGTGGATGCAGGTGCTTTTGAACATTACAGCATGTTAGGATATTCTAGTAgaatcacaaaatacaagtattaaTCTGCAAACAGTATGTAGTATAATAGGTCACCTTTAAGTAAAGAGAAGTTTGAAAACTCTTGATTGTTCCTAAGTAAATGACTTCTTCATATTGTGCCTGTTGTCAGATTTCGGAAGTTTAATATTTTGGGAACAAACACCAAAGTCATGAACATGGAGGAGTCGAACGGCAGCCTGGCAGCAGAGTTCAGACATTTGGTGAGacttacatgtttttttggtgGTTTGCTCCTCAATCAAACGAGGAAGTCAattgtaaatggactgtatttatatagcgctttttcGAGTCTCAATGACTAATCAAGTGCTTTTACAGTGGCTTacataagtttacacacacatactaaaattgattaaaaagaggaataaaaaaaatcttttggaaaatgccttaattaaaaagaattaggAAAATCTAACCTTTTAAGAAAACCAGTTTTAGGGACTGGCATGGGATACTTTCTATAAGATCaactctcaatgcaaatcaaaccagctattaagctaactgatttaacaccatgccaatctttagggttaggggggtgaagggtatgtgatgatgtgtgtgtgtgtgtgtgtgtgtgtgtgtgtgtgtgtgtgaaggggggggctattttaattccaaacgCCAAGGGACCTTAATCAGGATGCATGGTAttctgatccatgaaataaccggcctttaaaaataaaaaatgtgcctctgtgggaatttaacatacgggggtgtatacttatgccccctgtattttaacataggggggtgtaaatgtatgccccctgtatttaaacataggggggtgtatacttatgccctctgtattttaaggaagaacagttttttatttacaatacattattcattcacaaagaaaatttgtgtccttaaaaggttggaatttcctaaatattttaattaaggcatcaagatcaatttccaaaagatgttttttattactctttttaatcaacttcatcatgggtatgtaaacttatgcaagccactgtacataGTACCGGAACCATTCATACCTGCATGACTGGGGATCGAACCGCCAACCTTCCAATTGACAGGCGAccgtgttttattttatttttttccagctgGTTGAAATCATTTCACGGTAGGATTAGTATCCCgctctaaaaattaaaaacgggaaacacagattttttttgtttgtattaaagCGGAAATTTTGATAAAGAGTACAGTTGTACAGGCGGGTTGAACCTTAAAAATCCAAACCGCACACCACAACGACTGTTTTCCCTAACTTGTTCTTGTTCTTCACGCAGCAACTGAAAGAGCAGAAGGTTGCCGGCAACCGAACAAACGAGGTAAGAGCCTTAGTGACCCTGCTGGCATTGTTCTAGTTTGCATTTGAAAATAGAAACTTGACTGGATAAGGGGGGTGCAGTTAAATTATTGCAAACATGTTTACCGAGCAAACAgcttcaaccctcatgttgttcttggGTTAGATtagacccgttttcagttaattgttttttttttgtcacaaaaaaattggCCCGTTAAAATAAGCGTTACAttataaatatcaaaaaacgtaggaaaaaaacaccaaaaacattttaaaaaagcacccacacatgacagaaatgacagaaaagcgataataatgttaaaaaaagtacaatatttctctctgaggtgtagcggagtagaagtagaaagcggcattaaaagaaaagactcaaagtacaagtaccttaacaTTTGTACAGTattggagtaaatgtacttagtcaAGTGTACTTAGTTACTGATTGTAACATATGGGATGTGCTGGaatattcattatattttgGCTACTTCAGCGTGGAGGTTTTGTGaagttttctgtgtgtgtgtgtgtgtgtgtgtgtgtgtgtgtgtgtgtgtgtgtgtgtgtgtgtgtgtgtgtgtgtgtgtgtgtgtgtgtgtgtgtgtgtgtgtgtgtgtgtgtgtgtgtgtgtgtgtgtgtgcgtgcgtgtctggGTTCAGGGTCCTCTGATCGTCACAGAAGAGCTTCACTCGCTGAGCTTCGAGTCTGAGCTGCTGCTCAACCAGTCTGGACTCACTATCAAACTGGAGGTGAGAGACCAATATCAAGACTTTGATATCAATATCAATTTTTCCAATAATCCGTTTATACCACAGATGGGGTCTACATCATTTGCGTTTCAAGCGTAGAACACCCAGAAAATCAATATTATGTAGTAACAATATAAATAAACGTCAGATTGACTAAATGACATGTGatatgcattgttttttaaacaattagATTTTTACGAATCTCTCATACTCTATTCAGGATGTGTCTGAAACTCTATACTGAAGAGCTATTTAGTGGCAAAAACAGTATGTGAGAATTTTTTTGCGCTGTGGGAAATCATTGCAAACTATTTCTGGTGAAACATTACAGTGTGCAAATACTGTACACTCGTCCGGCATAGATATCCCACAATGCAGTGTGGTAGTAACAACAACATTCGAAACGGGCGGCAACCAAGGCAGCTGTGTCACGTCAAAGACCCTTTAATTTACATTTccctatttaaaaatgtgtgattttggcTGCGACTGTTGGTCTAATTGCGTACATTTTGATTTATCAGTATCTGAAACCTAAGCTTAGACGGGCCGGTTCAGACCACTGCAACCTTTCCCTGCAACGTTTTAAACCGGTTTTGTCTCGTCACGAAGCTTTGGTCTGAAGTGGgctttaaagaaggaaaagaaaatcgcaaAAGGTGTCGTGAAAGAATCAAATGGACAAACGCATATTGTCCCATCCTTGATATCAACGCTGGATTTATTCGTGAGTGTGCTTTTGACtatttcctgttgttgttgttgttgttgttgttgttgttgtaggcCATTTCTCTGCCTGTTGTGGTCATCTCTAACGTCTGTCAGCTGCCCAGTGGCTGGGCCTCCATCCTCTGGTACAACATGCTGAACACCGAGCCCAAGGTGagcccatacacacacatagtgcGTCCCACTATCTTTGTGGAGACCCTATCTATTGACATAGCACCTTACCCTAATCTTAACCAGCACAATTAAATACCTAaccttaccctcaccctaagAGTAACCTatttctaaccctaatcctaaaaccaagtcttaacccttaaAGGGGTctagcattttggccccacaaagctttCGGGACCCGGGACAAGTATACGGTATTcccggtttttggaccccacaaatgtagttaaatgaGAAGAGCCGCagcctcacacatacacacatactctcaCAAATTAGGTAAGATTTGGTTAAGGTATATTAGGCGCTAAAAGCATGCACACAGACTTTTATGCGCATTGTTCATTGCAACATTCTTTGAAACACCATAGGGCgtacaaacaaaataatctgtGAATAAGCAAGTAgtaggagagaagaagagttaAGGAAAGAGTTAAAGTTAAGGAAAGCAGGCTGCCTggcaacagaagaaaaaaacaaaacaaaaaaaacttttatttttttacattccacATCTTTCAATCTTTCTGCACATGAAGGATCATGCAGGCCATTTTGGACCCACCGTGGCAACCATGAACCTAGATTCAatttcctcttctcctttcccttgccttttctctcccttcatcCTCAGAATCTGAAGTTCTTCCTCACCCCTCCGGCGGCCAAGTGGTCCCAGCTGTCCGAGGTCCTCAGCTGGCAGTTCTCCTCCGTCACCAAGCGAGGCCTGAGCCAGGAGCAGCTCAACATGCTGGCTGACAAGCTGCTCGGTAGGAACCGGCTCTTAAAGACAAACACCCCGGGAtaccttattttatttttttttacacagttcCTTAGACTTCAATGGAGGCTTTCAAGTGTAAGGCTTCATTTACATCGCTACGATTTGGTCTAAAAACGAACATCTTTGGCtacgtttccccctctcattcttgatgctctggtgtttccccctctcattcttgatgctctggtgtttccccctctcattccccctgctctggtgtttccccctctcattcctcctgccCTGGCGTTTCCGAGCCCCTAAAACGGcgacatttgaaaacacttctgacccgttttgtttatgaatttgcGGTGTTGTGTTTCCGTCTCAACGGCCacaaacggagacctttggcaACAGCAACACTGTCGCCAACGTTTCTTGCGCCAGATTTGGGTCTTATAGGTCACTACGTCTCGTTCTCTGAGACTAAGCTACTGACGTCACCATGGCAACTGGCGGAGTGTTGGTATAAACGGAGATTAGTTATTCTACTGGAGCTGAAAACACTTGTGTGCACGGCGATCACTTTTGGCTCAACACTCCAAAACCAAACCGCAGCGATGTAAATGTAGCCCAAATGTAAAGCCTCAATGTTTCTCTGCAGGAGCCAAAGCCCAGAGGAACCCAGAGGGACAAATCCCCTGGGTCAAGTTCTGCAAGGTAAGCCAAGTCCgtcttttattgtggccagcctaaggcacacctgtggaataatcatgctgtctaatcagcatcagccgcacctgtgaggtggatgaaTTATTTCGGCAAAGGAAAAGAGCTCACTAGCACAGATTTGTGACCaatatttaaaagagaaaaaggccTTTTGCGTACATCTTGTACATCTTGCGTACATTTTGCggaaaaagtcttaaatctaaaaaaatgagaataaaaacaaaagtgctgcatttcaaattttgttcagtatatgTGTAAAACAGTCATCACTGcttctgtactgtactgttttttttttccaactgcaTCTCCTGCCGCCCCTTGTaatttttgttgctatgaacCCAAAGTCATCTGAAGTGGCTAGTAACTTGTTGAGACATAATCtccatttgtttaaatttttctgTACTTTTCTGTATTCTGTATACGTGCCAACAACTATCAAATGCACAGCTTTAGCTCTAATAATCgctttaaaattaacatttaccATCGACAGGCATATGCCTtaggaccttagctaatgttagcaatcaatTGCGGTTAAACAAAGCATTTACGTCAAAGTATTGCGATTAGACAGTTACAAGTATTAattatcacattttcttttgtccagCAGCAGAGTGCCAACGAGAAG encodes:
- the stat1a gene encoding signal transducer and activator of transcription 1a isoform X1, yielding MAQWCQLQMLESKYLEQVDQLYDDSFPMDIRQYLSKWIESIDWDTVAIQDSLATIRFHDLLAQLDDQHSRFALDNNFLLQHNIRKIKRNLQDRFQEDPVHMAMIISRNLKEEQKILEGAKSTEQEGEGTVSAMVVEKQKLDNKVKEMKDRVQVADQNIKKLEDLQDEYDFKINTLKNRENEMNSMTPKELEKEKMTVGRMCFELKAKRQDVVTQLADLLNVTQALLSDLISEELPEWKQRQQIACIGGPPNACVDQLQNWFTAVAESLQQVRQHLKKLQELEQKFTYDNDPITQKKAYLEARALELLKNLLSNSLVVERQPCMPTHPQRPLVLKTGVQFTVKLRFLVKLQEFNYELKVKAVFDKDVTDKKGFRKFNILGTNTKVMNMEESNGSLAAEFRHLQLKEQKVAGNRTNEGPLIVTEELHSLSFESELLLNQSGLTIKLEAISLPVVVISNVCQLPSGWASILWYNMLNTEPKNLKFFLTPPAAKWSQLSEVLSWQFSSVTKRGLSQEQLNMLADKLLGAKAQRNPEGQIPWVKFCKQQSANEKAFPFWLWIEGILDLIKRHLLSLWNDGCILGFISKEREKALLSDKCPGTFLLRFSESSREGAITFTWIEHDVHDKPLFHSVEPYTKKELSAVSLPDIIRTYKVMAAENIPENPLRFLYPNIPKDKAFGKYYPKPSETAEPMDVENGPEKTGYMKTELISVSEVHPSRLQDNMMPMSPDDYKVLAQYVSPRDIDAVTNNLISGFGQFDVQMSAEFPDQN
- the stat1a gene encoding signal transducer and activator of transcription 1a isoform X4, which encodes MAQWCQLQMLESKYLEQVDQLYDDSFPMDIRQYLSKWIESIDWDTVAIQDSLATIRFHDLLAQLDDQHSRFALDNNFLLQHNIRKIKRNLQDRFQEDPVHMAMIISRNLKEEQKILEGAKSTEQEGEGTVSAMVVEKQKLDNKVKEMKDRVQVADQNIKKLEDLQDEYDFKINTLKNRENEMNSMTPKELEKEKMTVGRMCFELKAKRQDVVTQLADLLNVTQALLSDLISEELPEWKQRQQIACIGGPPNACVDQLQNWFTAVAESLQQVRQHLKKLQELEQKFTYDNDPITQKKAYLEARALELLKNLLSNSLVVERQPCMPTHPQRPLVLKTGVQFTVKLRFLVKLQEFNYELKVKAVFDKDVTDKKGFRKFNILGTNTKVMNMEESNGSLAAEFRHLQLKEQKVAGNRTNEGPLIVTEELHSLSFESELLLNQSGLTIKLEAISLPVVVISNVCQLPSGWASILWYNMLNTEPKNLKFFLTPPAAKWSQLSEVLSWQFSSVTKRGLSQEQLNMLADKLLGAKAQRNPEGQIPWVKFCKQQSANEKAFPFWLWIEGILDLIKRHLLSLWNDGCILGFISKEREKALLSDKCPGTFLLRFSESSREGAITFTWIEHDVHDKPLFHSVEPYTKKELSAVSLPDIIRTYKVMAAENIPENPLRFLYPNIPKDKAFGKYYPKPSETAEPMDVENGPEKTGYMKTELISVSEVHPSRLQDNMMPMSPDDYKVLAQYVSPRDIDAVMSAEFPDQN
- the stat1a gene encoding signal transducer and activator of transcription 1a isoform X2, which produces MAQWCQLQMLESKYLEQVDQLYDDSFPMDIRQYLSKWIESIDWDTVAIQDSLATIRFHDLLAQLDDQHSRFALDNNFLLQHNIRKIKRNLQDRFQEDPVHMAMIISRNLKEEQKILEGAKSTEQEGEGTVSAMVVEKQKLDNKVKEMKDRVQVADQNIKKLEDLQDEYDFKINTLKNRENEMNSMTPKELEKEKMTVGRMCFELKAKRQDVVTQLADLLNVTQALLSDLISEELPEWKQRQQIACIGGPPNACVDQLQNWFTAVAESLQQVRQHLKKLQELEQKFTYDNDPITQKKAYLEARALELLKNLLSNSLVVERQPCMPTHPQRPLVLKTGVQFTVKLRFLVKLQEFNYELKVKAVFDKDVTDKKGFRKFNILGTNTKVMNMEESNGSLAAEFRHLQLKEQKVAGNRTNEGPLIVTEELHSLSFESELLLNQSGLTIKLEAISLPVVVISNVCQLPSGWASILWYNMLNTEPKNLKFFLTPPAAKWSQLSEVLSWQFSSVTKRGLSQEQLNMLADKLLGAKAQRNPEGQIPWVKFCKQSANEKAFPFWLWIEGILDLIKRHLLSLWNDGCILGFISKEREKALLSDKCPGTFLLRFSESSREGAITFTWIEHDVHDKPLFHSVEPYTKKELSAVSLPDIIRTYKVMAAENIPENPLRFLYPNIPKDKAFGKYYPKPSETAEPMDVENGPEKTGYMKTELISVSEVHPSRLQDNMMPMSPDDYKVLAQYVSPRDIDAVTNNLISGFGQFDVQMSAEFPDQN
- the stat1a gene encoding signal transducer and activator of transcription 1a isoform X5, giving the protein MAQWCQLQMLESKYLEQVDQLYDDSFPMDIRQYLSKWIESIDWDTVAIQDSLATIRFHDLLAQLDDQHSRFALDNNFLLQHNIRKIKRNLQDRFQEDPVHMAMIISRNLKEEQKILEGAKSTEQEGEGTVSAMVVEKQKLDNKVKEMKDRVQVADQNIKKLEDLQDEYDFKINTLKNRENEMNSMTPKELEKEKMTVGRMCFELKAKRQDVVTQLADLLNVTQALLSDLISEELPEWKQRQQIACIGGPPNACVDQLQNWFTAVAESLQQVRQHLKKLQELEQKFTYDNDPITQKKAYLEARALELLKNLLSNSLVVERQPCMPTHPQRPLVLKTGVQFTVKLRFLVKLQEFNYELKVKAVFDKDVTDKKGFRKFNILGTNTKVMNMEESNGSLAAEFRHLQLKEQKVAGNRTNEGPLIVTEELHSLSFESELLLNQSGLTIKLEAISLPVVVISNVCQLPSGWASILWYNMLNTEPKNLKFFLTPPAAKWSQLSEVLSWQFSSVTKRGLSQEQLNMLADKLLGAKAQRNPEGQIPWVKFCKQSANEKAFPFWLWIEGILDLIKRHLLSLWNDGCILGFISKEREKALLSDKCPGTFLLRFSESSREGAITFTWIEHDVHDKPLFHSVEPYTKKELSAVSLPDIIRTYKVMAAENIPENPLRFLYPNIPKDKAFGKYYPKPSETAEPMDVENGPEKTGYMKTELISVSEVHPSRLQDNMMPMSPDDYKVLAQYVSPRDIDAVMSAEFPDQN
- the stat1a gene encoding signal transducer and activator of transcription 1a isoform X3, whose amino-acid sequence is MAQWCQLQMLESKYLEQVDQLYDDSFPMDIRQYLSKWIESIDWDTVAIQDSLATIRFHDLLAQLDDQHSRFALDNNFLLQHNIRKIKRNLQDRFQEDPVHMAMIISRNLKEEQKILEGAKSTEEGEGTVSAMVVEKQKLDNKVKEMKDRVQVADQNIKKLEDLQDEYDFKINTLKNRENEMNSMTPKELEKEKMTVGRMCFELKAKRQDVVTQLADLLNVTQALLSDLISEELPEWKQRQQIACIGGPPNACVDQLQNWFTAVAESLQQVRQHLKKLQELEQKFTYDNDPITQKKAYLEARALELLKNLLSNSLVVERQPCMPTHPQRPLVLKTGVQFTVKLRFLVKLQEFNYELKVKAVFDKDVTDKKGFRKFNILGTNTKVMNMEESNGSLAAEFRHLQLKEQKVAGNRTNEGPLIVTEELHSLSFESELLLNQSGLTIKLEAISLPVVVISNVCQLPSGWASILWYNMLNTEPKNLKFFLTPPAAKWSQLSEVLSWQFSSVTKRGLSQEQLNMLADKLLGAKAQRNPEGQIPWVKFCKQQSANEKAFPFWLWIEGILDLIKRHLLSLWNDGCILGFISKEREKALLSDKCPGTFLLRFSESSREGAITFTWIEHDVHDKPLFHSVEPYTKKELSAVSLPDIIRTYKVMAAENIPENPLRFLYPNIPKDKAFGKYYPKPSETAEPMDVENGPEKTGYMKTELISVSEVHPSRLQDNMMPMSPDDYKVLAQYVSPRDIDAVTNNLISGFGQFDVQMSAEFPDQN